Proteins from a single region of Ischnura elegans chromosome 2, ioIscEleg1.1, whole genome shotgun sequence:
- the LOC124153184 gene encoding uncharacterized protein LOC124153184 — MASTSTKYRHYTVLERKVFLDILGKNKKIEDKKGDGATLREKEDAWRKITQMYNTSSVITQERTVAQLKKWWSNIKQHQRSALTTEKQNKMKTGGGRPPKSPEIDPEVHCIVPNLMATAPTIFTSNMTPEEIAEKADFVADDVGEGDEAISTDMNEMVVEILDTHSGDTSSDQAPPSSTIEGKEKGYPKTELALKRERYRRLMKYDEELAMRASED, encoded by the exons ATGGCATCCACATCGACCAAATACAGGCACTATACTGTTCTGGAAAGAAAAGTATTCCTGGACATTCTaggaaaaaacaagaaaatagagGACAAAAAAGGAGATGGAGCGACACTTCGCGAAAAAGAAGATGCTTGGAGAAAAATAACTCAGATGTACAACACGTCGAGTGTCATTACGCAGGAG CGAACGGTAGCTCAACTTAAGAAATGGTGGTCTAACATAAAGCAGCATCAGAGGAGTGCATTAACCaccgaaaaacaaaataaaatgaaaactgggGGAGGCAGGCCTCCTAAATCCCCTGAAATTGACCCGGAAGTTCATTGTATTGTGCCCAATTTAATGGCAACAGCCCCTACAATATTCACCTCCAACATGACTCCAGAAGAAATCGCAG AAAAAGCAGACTTCGTAGCAGACGATGTTGGTGAAGGTGATGAGGCAATATCCACAG ACATGAATGAGATGGTGGTGGAGATACTGGACACCCACTCGGGTGACACATCATCAGATCAAG ctCCTCCATCATCAACAATTGAGGGAAAGGAAAAAGGCTACCCTAAAACAGAGTTAGCATTAAAAAGGGAGCGCTACCGAAGACTGATGAAGTATGATGAAGAGTTGGCTATGCGTGCGTCTGAAGACTGA